Proteins co-encoded in one Burkholderiales bacterium genomic window:
- a CDS encoding dihydroneopterin aldolase: MDIIFISEHKFETLIGIYEWERTVPQTIQLDLEIAVPGGRFAASDEIGDTIDYGAVTRRIEESLRQRHFPLLEGMAEHVASLVIDEFKAPWVRVTIAKLGIIRGVKKVGVRLERGRKI; the protein is encoded by the coding sequence ATGGACATCATCTTCATCAGCGAACATAAATTCGAAACCCTGATCGGCATCTACGAATGGGAGCGCACAGTCCCGCAAACTATCCAACTCGATCTCGAAATCGCCGTTCCCGGCGGCCGATTCGCAGCGAGTGACGAAATCGGCGACACCATCGATTACGGCGCCGTCACACGTCGCATCGAAGAATCGTTACGGCAGCGGCATTTCCCGTTGCTGGAAGGAATGGCGGAACATGTCGCGAGTCTCGTCATCGACGAATTCAAGGCGCCGTGGGTGCGTGTGACTATCGCGAAACTGGGCATTATACGCGGCGTCAAAAAGGTCGGCGTCAGACTCGAACGCGGCCGGAAAATATAG
- a CDS encoding DnaJ domain-containing protein — MQTSLYQTLAINETASPAEIKAALRALVRDYHRGNLQGDAEETLRFINQACSILTSADKRAEYDARLAEYNLRTRSATESTTGSSTETLSPRAPTTIAQPKVDLAPFARPGADGDKPGAKTQRGLARPQTADQPRSTASLEPGADRPLTISPTSWMKPVVAKFQRVAEPVSGEKPWRRLTARLIDYGLWGLVADALLRVAADHGLIAPDVRLFLTSPLIAVMAIPASWMLIEILLLNAFRATPGKWLTNVHLRFSASDPSLREGPGARPWEVVKRCFRVWMRGTACGIPVMNLVATDKARLYLLRMKETSWDFDGDCLVTHGELGFTYGPAAGIVALLLLWLYGMTWMNPLLSTTQHLQRTAHEVGSVVSVNIVEPLIEKFSDQVAPPPAPAVIADKPRSQTKAALTQTEQFVREAQRLSGKRDWKGLVKHCREWTLAEPKYPQGWHCLGIGYDHLADYPRAVDALRQAAKLAPGDVAIKNKLLDSFRAQYRRPTDALSSSKAAGQ; from the coding sequence TTGCAAACCTCTTTATATCAAACGCTAGCTATCAATGAAACCGCGTCGCCAGCGGAAATCAAGGCGGCCCTGCGCGCACTTGTCAGGGATTACCATCGCGGTAATTTGCAGGGGGATGCCGAAGAAACGCTGCGCTTCATCAATCAAGCCTGCAGCATCCTGACCAGCGCCGACAAACGCGCCGAATACGATGCGCGTCTCGCCGAATACAATCTGCGCACACGCTCCGCCACCGAGAGTACTACTGGTTCAAGCACTGAGACGCTTTCGCCGCGGGCGCCGACAACGATAGCGCAGCCGAAGGTCGATCTCGCCCCGTTTGCACGGCCCGGCGCCGACGGCGACAAGCCCGGTGCCAAGACGCAGCGCGGCCTTGCAAGACCGCAAACGGCGGACCAGCCACGCTCCACAGCATCGCTCGAGCCCGGTGCCGATAGGCCACTGACAATCAGCCCAACCAGCTGGATGAAACCGGTGGTCGCGAAATTCCAGCGTGTCGCAGAACCTGTCAGCGGCGAAAAGCCATGGCGAAGGCTCACGGCGCGCCTTATCGATTACGGCCTCTGGGGCCTCGTGGCCGACGCATTGTTACGCGTCGCAGCAGACCACGGATTGATTGCGCCCGATGTGCGCTTGTTCCTGACCAGCCCGCTGATCGCGGTGATGGCGATCCCGGCGTCGTGGATGTTGATCGAGATCCTGCTTTTGAATGCTTTTCGCGCTACGCCGGGCAAATGGCTGACCAATGTGCACTTGCGCTTCAGCGCGAGTGATCCGTCCTTGCGCGAAGGCCCGGGCGCACGACCATGGGAAGTCGTCAAACGCTGCTTCCGCGTATGGATGCGCGGGACGGCGTGCGGAATACCGGTGATGAATCTGGTGGCAACGGACAAGGCGCGCCTGTACCTGCTCAGAATGAAAGAAACGTCATGGGATTTCGATGGCGACTGCCTGGTCACTCACGGTGAACTTGGCTTTACCTACGGACCGGCAGCGGGCATCGTCGCCCTGCTGCTGCTGTGGTTGTATGGAATGACCTGGATGAATCCGCTGTTGAGCACGACGCAGCATTTGCAACGGACCGCTCATGAGGTGGGCAGCGTCGTCAGCGTCAATATCGTCGAGCCGCTCATCGAAAAATTTTCCGATCAGGTTGCGCCTCCCCCGGCGCCGGCTGTTATTGCGGACAAGCCGCGAAGCCAGACGAAAGCCGCCTTGACGCAGACCGAACAGTTCGTTCGCGAAGCGCAGCGTCTGAGCGGTAAGCGCGACTGGAAAGGGCTGGTCAAACACTGCCGCGAGTGGACCCTTGCCGAACCCAAATATCCGCAAGGATGGCATTGCCTTGGCATCGGCTATGACCATCTCGCGGACTATCCGCGCGCGGTCGATGCGCTCAGGCAGGCGGCGAAACTAGCGCCCGGCGATGTCGCCATCAAGAACAAGCTTCTGGATAGCTTTCGCGCCCAGTATCGGCGGCCAACCGATGCGTTATCTTCCTCGAAAGCCGCCGGGCAGTAA
- the xerD gene encoding site-specific tyrosine recombinase XerD — protein MANREDPRDERLLDEFCDGLWMEDGLSRNTLQSYRRDLRQLAAWLNARHKTLIEAEHSDLLAYIASRFDQRAKPSSTRRLLSSSKRFFQFLLRAGKIDVDPSLRVVAPRLPRSLPKSLTEADVERLLAAPDCGVALGLRDRAMLETLYATGLRVSELIGLTHGQVALDMGIVRVTGKGGKERLVPLGAEAHSWIRRYLIDARPGLSSGRLNNALFVTNRGGAMTRQAFWYAVKRYARLSGLHSVSPHTLRHAFATHLINHGADLRVVQLLLGHADISTTQIYTHVARERLKQLHAEHHPRG, from the coding sequence ATGGCAAACAGGGAAGACCCGCGCGACGAGCGCCTGCTCGACGAATTCTGCGATGGTTTGTGGATGGAAGACGGCTTGTCGCGCAACACTCTGCAAAGTTACCGGCGCGACCTCAGGCAGCTCGCAGCATGGCTGAACGCGCGCCATAAAACATTGATTGAGGCCGAGCACAGCGATCTCCTCGCCTATATTGCTTCCCGATTCGACCAGCGCGCCAAGCCGAGCAGTACGCGGCGTCTGCTTTCCAGTTCGAAACGTTTTTTCCAGTTTCTATTGCGCGCCGGCAAAATCGATGTCGACCCAAGCCTGCGCGTGGTAGCGCCCAGGTTACCGCGCTCGCTGCCGAAAAGCCTTACCGAAGCTGATGTCGAGCGGCTGCTGGCCGCCCCTGACTGTGGCGTCGCCCTCGGCCTTCGCGACAGAGCCATGCTCGAGACTCTCTACGCGACCGGCTTGCGCGTCTCCGAGCTGATCGGGTTGACGCATGGCCAGGTAGCGCTCGACATGGGCATCGTCCGCGTGACGGGAAAAGGCGGCAAGGAGCGCCTCGTGCCGCTTGGCGCGGAGGCGCATTCATGGATTCGGCGCTATCTGATCGATGCCCGCCCCGGCTTGTCCAGTGGCAGATTGAATAATGCCTTGTTCGTGACCAATCGCGGCGGGGCGATGACGCGACAGGCATTCTGGTATGCGGTCAAACGGTACGCTCGACTTTCCGGTCTGCATTCGGTTTCGCCGCATACGCTGCGCCACGCGTTTGCCACGCATCTGATCAATCACGGCGCTGACCTGCGCGTTGTCCAATTGCTGCTCGGGCATGCGGACATTTCAACGACGCAGATTTACACCCATGTCGCACGCGAACGGCTGAAGCAACTGCACGCGGAACATCATCCGCGCGGCTGA